In Miscanthus floridulus cultivar M001 chromosome 5, ASM1932011v1, whole genome shotgun sequence, one genomic interval encodes:
- the LOC136450918 gene encoding cell division cycle protein 27 homolog B-like isoform X2, whose protein sequence is MTPLHASSVPVTLCGCANSHAAGIRTGTAVVRTPQIASQPKPRASWIQTADSNDRTLPCCTCRLRFGHHTSPRSRPPARARRRRAAMETLMVDRVHSSLRLFMHRNAIFLCERLCAQFPSETNVQLLATCYLHNNQPYAAYHILKGKKLPESRYLFATSCFRINLLREAEETLCPVNEPNMEVPSGATGHYLLGVIYRCTGRISAAAEQFTQALTLDPLLWLAYEELCILGIAEDTDECFSESTALRLQQEHTSMPTLVKSNFANENRVLSSRVSASLGDISPKQIKQLHANNIAEVSGYPHVRPTALHVQNSSTSNVPQFDTPSPTAAQTSSIMPPPLFRNVHAYQNTISGDAPTKQKANGVNQPLRRKYMDEARLKKVSGRLFNSDSTSIPRRSERLKDTATNSNSNTSQFGGNGTGHSSGKLRVNSSTPSKLCSTAIHSVQVRKGKPRATDNFDEDNISGTSSSVSTADGRSFEQDKAERILLQDSKLALGIRELLGLFRTLGEGFRLSCLFKCQEALEVYRKLPESQFNTGWVLCQVGKAYFELVDYLEADRYFELAHRLSPCTLDGMDIYSTVLYHLNEEMRLSYLAQELISIDRLSPQAWCAVGNCFALRKDHETALKNFQRSVQLDSRFAYAHTLCGHEYSALEDYENSIKFYRCALQVDERHYNAWYGLGVVYLRQEKFEFAEHHFRRAFQINPRSSVLMCYLGMALHSLKRNEEALEMMEKAIAADKKNPLPKYQKALILLGLQKYQEALDELERLKEIAPHESSMYALMGKIYKQLNILDKAVFCFGIALDLKPPAADLAIIKSAMEKVHLPDELVEDDL, encoded by the exons ATGACTCCTCTACACGCTTCTTCTGTACCCGTAACGCTGTGCGGCTGTGCCAACTCACACGCCGCCGGCATACGCACGGGCACAGCAGTCGTTCGAACCCCTCAAATCGCATCGCAGCCAAAACCAAGAGCCTCCTGGATTCAAACGGCTGATTCAAACGACCGGACCCTCCCCTGCTGCACCTGCCGCCTGCGCTTCGGCCACCACACTTCCCCTCGCTCTCGCCCGCCTGcccgcgctcgccgccgccgggcGGCGATGGAAACCCTAATGGTGGACCGCGTCCACAGCAGCCTCCGCCTCTTCATGCACCGCAACGCCATATTCCTCTGCGAGCGCCTCTGCGCGCAGTTCCCCTCCGAG ACCAATGTACAATTGTTAGCGACCTGCTACCTCCACAACAATCAGCCATATGCTGCATACCACATTTTGAAAG GGAAGAAGCTGCCAGAGTCCCGGTACTTGTTTGCTACATCATGCTTTCGAATTAACCTCTTGCGTGAAGCAGAAGAAACTCTATGTCCAGTCAATGAACCAAACATGGAG GTTCCAAGTGGAGCAACAGGACACTACCTCCTTGGAGTGATTTACAG GTGCACAGGCAGAATTTCAGCTGCAGCTGAACAATTTACACAAGCGTTGACTCTAGATCCTCTTTTATGGTTGGCATATGAGGAATTGTGTATATTAG GTATTGCTGAAGATACTGATGAGTGTTTTAGTGAATCGACTGCTCTACGTCTCCAGCAGGAACACACATCCATGCCCACTCTGGTGAAGTCGAATTTCGCCAATGAAAATCGAGTTCTATCATCCAGGGTCTCTGCGAGTCTTGGGGATATTAGTCCTAAGCAAATCAAACAGCTTCATGCTAACAACATAGCAGAAGTATCTGGCTATCCTCATGTAAGACCAACTGCATTGCATGTGCAGAACAGTTCAACCTCTAATGTACCACAGTTTGACACCCCATCACCAACTGCAGCACAG ACTTCTAGTATCATGCCACCACCACTCTTTAGGAATGTCCATGCTTATCAGAATACAATAAGTGGCGATGCTCCCACGAAGCAGAAAGCTAATGGAGTAAACCAACCACTTAGAAGGAAATACATGGATGAAGCAAGGCTCAAGAAG GTTTCCGGAAGGTTGTTTAATAGTGATTCAACTTCAATACCTCGAAGAAGTGAAAGACTTAAAGATACAGcaacaaattcaaattcaaataccTCTCAATTTGGAGGGAATGGTACAGGTCATTCGTCAGGTAAATTGCGAGTAAACTCGTCCACACCATCAAAATTGTGTTCAACAGCCATACATTCCGTGCAAGTTAGGAAAGGAAAACCACGGGCTACAGACAATTTTGATGAAG ACAATATATCAGGAACTTCATCTTCTGTAAGTACAGCTGATGGAAGATCCTTTGAGCAAGATAAAGCTGAACGAATTCTGTTGCAAGACTCCAAATTGGCACTTGGTATTAGGGAGCTATTGGGACTTTTCCGAACACTCGGGGAAGGTTTTAGGCTTTCTTGCTTGTTTAAGTGCCAG GAAGCATTGGAAGTCTACAGAAAACTCCCTGAGTCGCAGTTTAACACTGGATGGGTTCTATGCCAG GTTGGTAAGGCATATTTCGAATTAGTTGATTATTTGGAAGCTGATCGTTACTTTGAATTGGCACACCGACTGTCGCCTTGTACGCTCGATGGAATGGACATCTATTCTACTGTTCTTTAT CATCTGAATGAGGAAATGAGACTAAGCTACCTTGCTCAAGAGCTTATTTCCATTGATCGACTATCTCCTCAAGCATG GTGTGCAGTGGGCAATTGCTTTGCCTTGAGGAAAGATCATGAGACTGCTTTGAAGAATTTTCAACGTTCGGTACAGCTTGACTCAAGATTTGCATATGCTCACACTCTATGTGGTCATGA GTATTCTGCATTGGAGGATTACGAGAATAGTATCAAATTCTACCGGTGTGCACTGCAGGTAGATGAAAGGCACTACAATGCCTGGTATGGCCTTGGGGTGGTGTATCTTCGCCAGGAAAAGTTTGAGTTTGCTGAGCATCATTTCAGAAGGGCATTTCAGATAAATCCTCGCTCTTCTGTTCTCATGTGCTATCTTGGGATGGCGTTGCATTCTCTTAAG AGGAACGAGGAGGCATTGGAAATGATGGAGAAAGCTATAGCAGCTGATAAAAAGAATCCACTGCCCAAGTATCAGAAGGCCTTAATCCTTCTAGGTCTTCAGAAGTATCAAGAAGCTCTGGATGAGTTGGAGCGGCTAAAGGAGATTGCACCTCATGAGAGCAGTATGTATGCACTGATGGGAAAGATTTACAAGCAACTCAATATCCTTGACAAAGCTGTTTTCTGCTTTGGCATTGCCCTGGATTTGAAACCTCCTGCTGctgatcttgctataattaag TCCGCAATGGAGAAAGTACATCTCCCTGATGAACTGGTGGAGGATGACCTGTAA
- the LOC136450918 gene encoding cell division cycle protein 27 homolog B-like isoform X8 has translation MTPLHASSVPVTLCGCANSHAAGIRTGTAVVRTPQIASQPKPRASWIQTADSNDRTLPCCTCRLRFGHHTSPRSRPPARARRRRAAMETLMVDRVHSSLRLFMHRNAIFLCERLCAQFPSETNVQLLATCYLHNNQPYAAYHILKGKKLPESRYLFATSCFRINLLREAEETLCPVNEPNMEVPSGATGHYLLGVIYRCTGRISAAAEQFTQALTLDPLLWLAYEELCILGIAEDTDECFSESTALRLQQEHTSMPTLVKSNFANENRVLSSRVSASLGDISPKQIKQLHANNIAEVSGYPHVRPTALHVQNSSTSNVPQFDTPSPTAAQTSSIMPPPLFRNVHAYQNTISGDAPTKQKANGVNQPLRRKYMDEARLKKVSGRLFNSDSTSIPRRSERLKDTATNSNSNTSQFGGNGTGHSSGKLRVNSSTPSKLCSTAIHSVQVRKGKPRATDNFDEGSRYEVIDEMWTDNISGTSSSVSTADGRSFEQDKAERILLQDSKLALGIRELLGLFRTLGEGFRLSCLFKCQEALEVYRKLPESQFNTGWVLCQVGKAYFELVDYLEADRYFELAHRLSPCTLDGMDIYSTVLYHLNEEMRLSYLAQELISIDRLSPQAWCAVGNCFALRKDHETALKNFQRSVFCIGGLRE, from the exons ATGACTCCTCTACACGCTTCTTCTGTACCCGTAACGCTGTGCGGCTGTGCCAACTCACACGCCGCCGGCATACGCACGGGCACAGCAGTCGTTCGAACCCCTCAAATCGCATCGCAGCCAAAACCAAGAGCCTCCTGGATTCAAACGGCTGATTCAAACGACCGGACCCTCCCCTGCTGCACCTGCCGCCTGCGCTTCGGCCACCACACTTCCCCTCGCTCTCGCCCGCCTGcccgcgctcgccgccgccgggcGGCGATGGAAACCCTAATGGTGGACCGCGTCCACAGCAGCCTCCGCCTCTTCATGCACCGCAACGCCATATTCCTCTGCGAGCGCCTCTGCGCGCAGTTCCCCTCCGAG ACCAATGTACAATTGTTAGCGACCTGCTACCTCCACAACAATCAGCCATATGCTGCATACCACATTTTGAAAG GGAAGAAGCTGCCAGAGTCCCGGTACTTGTTTGCTACATCATGCTTTCGAATTAACCTCTTGCGTGAAGCAGAAGAAACTCTATGTCCAGTCAATGAACCAAACATGGAG GTTCCAAGTGGAGCAACAGGACACTACCTCCTTGGAGTGATTTACAG GTGCACAGGCAGAATTTCAGCTGCAGCTGAACAATTTACACAAGCGTTGACTCTAGATCCTCTTTTATGGTTGGCATATGAGGAATTGTGTATATTAG GTATTGCTGAAGATACTGATGAGTGTTTTAGTGAATCGACTGCTCTACGTCTCCAGCAGGAACACACATCCATGCCCACTCTGGTGAAGTCGAATTTCGCCAATGAAAATCGAGTTCTATCATCCAGGGTCTCTGCGAGTCTTGGGGATATTAGTCCTAAGCAAATCAAACAGCTTCATGCTAACAACATAGCAGAAGTATCTGGCTATCCTCATGTAAGACCAACTGCATTGCATGTGCAGAACAGTTCAACCTCTAATGTACCACAGTTTGACACCCCATCACCAACTGCAGCACAG ACTTCTAGTATCATGCCACCACCACTCTTTAGGAATGTCCATGCTTATCAGAATACAATAAGTGGCGATGCTCCCACGAAGCAGAAAGCTAATGGAGTAAACCAACCACTTAGAAGGAAATACATGGATGAAGCAAGGCTCAAGAAG GTTTCCGGAAGGTTGTTTAATAGTGATTCAACTTCAATACCTCGAAGAAGTGAAAGACTTAAAGATACAGcaacaaattcaaattcaaataccTCTCAATTTGGAGGGAATGGTACAGGTCATTCGTCAGGTAAATTGCGAGTAAACTCGTCCACACCATCAAAATTGTGTTCAACAGCCATACATTCCGTGCAAGTTAGGAAAGGAAAACCACGGGCTACAGACAATTTTGATGAAG GAAGTAGATATGAAGTCATTGATGAAATGTGGACAGACAATATATCAGGAACTTCATCTTCTGTAAGTACAGCTGATGGAAGATCCTTTGAGCAAGATAAAGCTGAACGAATTCTGTTGCAAGACTCCAAATTGGCACTTGGTATTAGGGAGCTATTGGGACTTTTCCGAACACTCGGGGAAGGTTTTAGGCTTTCTTGCTTGTTTAAGTGCCAG GAAGCATTGGAAGTCTACAGAAAACTCCCTGAGTCGCAGTTTAACACTGGATGGGTTCTATGCCAG GTTGGTAAGGCATATTTCGAATTAGTTGATTATTTGGAAGCTGATCGTTACTTTGAATTGGCACACCGACTGTCGCCTTGTACGCTCGATGGAATGGACATCTATTCTACTGTTCTTTAT CATCTGAATGAGGAAATGAGACTAAGCTACCTTGCTCAAGAGCTTATTTCCATTGATCGACTATCTCCTCAAGCATG GTGTGCAGTGGGCAATTGCTTTGCCTTGAGGAAAGATCATGAGACTGCTTTGAAGAATTTTCAACGTTCG GTATTCTGCATTGGAGGATTACGAGAATAG
- the LOC136450918 gene encoding cell division cycle protein 27 homolog B-like isoform X4, translating to MTPLHASSVPVTLCGCANSHAAGIRTGTAVVRTPQIASQPKPRASWIQTADSNDRTLPCCTCRLRFGHHTSPRSRPPARARRRRAAMETLMVDRVHSSLRLFMHRNAIFLCERLCAQFPSETNVQLLATCYLHNNQPYAAYHILKGKKLPESRYLFATSCFRINLLREAEETLCPVNEPNMEVPSGATGHYLLGVIYRCTGRISAAAEQFTQALTLDPLLWLAYEELCILGIAEDTDECFSESTALRLQQEHTSMPTLVKSNFANENRVLSSRVSASLGDISPKQIKQLHANNIAEVSGYPHVRPTALHVQNSSTSNVPQFDTPSPTAAQTSSIMPPPLFRNVHAYQNTISGDAPTKQKANGVNQPLRRKYMDEARLKKVSGRLFNSDSTSIPRRSERLKDTATNSNSNTSQFGGNGTGHSSGSRYEVIDEMWTDNISGTSSSVSTADGRSFEQDKAERILLQDSKLALGIRELLGLFRTLGEGFRLSCLFKCQEALEVYRKLPESQFNTGWVLCQVGKAYFELVDYLEADRYFELAHRLSPCTLDGMDIYSTVLYHLNEEMRLSYLAQELISIDRLSPQAWCAVGNCFALRKDHETALKNFQRSVQLDSRFAYAHTLCGHEYSALEDYENSIKFYRCALQVDERHYNAWYGLGVVYLRQEKFEFAEHHFRRAFQINPRSSVLMCYLGMALHSLKRNEEALEMMEKAIAADKKNPLPKYQKALILLGLQKYQEALDELERLKEIAPHESSMYALMGKIYKQLNILDKAVFCFGIALDLKPPAADLAIIKSAMEKVHLPDELVEDDL from the exons ATGACTCCTCTACACGCTTCTTCTGTACCCGTAACGCTGTGCGGCTGTGCCAACTCACACGCCGCCGGCATACGCACGGGCACAGCAGTCGTTCGAACCCCTCAAATCGCATCGCAGCCAAAACCAAGAGCCTCCTGGATTCAAACGGCTGATTCAAACGACCGGACCCTCCCCTGCTGCACCTGCCGCCTGCGCTTCGGCCACCACACTTCCCCTCGCTCTCGCCCGCCTGcccgcgctcgccgccgccgggcGGCGATGGAAACCCTAATGGTGGACCGCGTCCACAGCAGCCTCCGCCTCTTCATGCACCGCAACGCCATATTCCTCTGCGAGCGCCTCTGCGCGCAGTTCCCCTCCGAG ACCAATGTACAATTGTTAGCGACCTGCTACCTCCACAACAATCAGCCATATGCTGCATACCACATTTTGAAAG GGAAGAAGCTGCCAGAGTCCCGGTACTTGTTTGCTACATCATGCTTTCGAATTAACCTCTTGCGTGAAGCAGAAGAAACTCTATGTCCAGTCAATGAACCAAACATGGAG GTTCCAAGTGGAGCAACAGGACACTACCTCCTTGGAGTGATTTACAG GTGCACAGGCAGAATTTCAGCTGCAGCTGAACAATTTACACAAGCGTTGACTCTAGATCCTCTTTTATGGTTGGCATATGAGGAATTGTGTATATTAG GTATTGCTGAAGATACTGATGAGTGTTTTAGTGAATCGACTGCTCTACGTCTCCAGCAGGAACACACATCCATGCCCACTCTGGTGAAGTCGAATTTCGCCAATGAAAATCGAGTTCTATCATCCAGGGTCTCTGCGAGTCTTGGGGATATTAGTCCTAAGCAAATCAAACAGCTTCATGCTAACAACATAGCAGAAGTATCTGGCTATCCTCATGTAAGACCAACTGCATTGCATGTGCAGAACAGTTCAACCTCTAATGTACCACAGTTTGACACCCCATCACCAACTGCAGCACAG ACTTCTAGTATCATGCCACCACCACTCTTTAGGAATGTCCATGCTTATCAGAATACAATAAGTGGCGATGCTCCCACGAAGCAGAAAGCTAATGGAGTAAACCAACCACTTAGAAGGAAATACATGGATGAAGCAAGGCTCAAGAAG GTTTCCGGAAGGTTGTTTAATAGTGATTCAACTTCAATACCTCGAAGAAGTGAAAGACTTAAAGATACAGcaacaaattcaaattcaaataccTCTCAATTTGGAGGGAATGGTACAGGTCATTCGTCAG GAAGTAGATATGAAGTCATTGATGAAATGTGGACAGACAATATATCAGGAACTTCATCTTCTGTAAGTACAGCTGATGGAAGATCCTTTGAGCAAGATAAAGCTGAACGAATTCTGTTGCAAGACTCCAAATTGGCACTTGGTATTAGGGAGCTATTGGGACTTTTCCGAACACTCGGGGAAGGTTTTAGGCTTTCTTGCTTGTTTAAGTGCCAG GAAGCATTGGAAGTCTACAGAAAACTCCCTGAGTCGCAGTTTAACACTGGATGGGTTCTATGCCAG GTTGGTAAGGCATATTTCGAATTAGTTGATTATTTGGAAGCTGATCGTTACTTTGAATTGGCACACCGACTGTCGCCTTGTACGCTCGATGGAATGGACATCTATTCTACTGTTCTTTAT CATCTGAATGAGGAAATGAGACTAAGCTACCTTGCTCAAGAGCTTATTTCCATTGATCGACTATCTCCTCAAGCATG GTGTGCAGTGGGCAATTGCTTTGCCTTGAGGAAAGATCATGAGACTGCTTTGAAGAATTTTCAACGTTCGGTACAGCTTGACTCAAGATTTGCATATGCTCACACTCTATGTGGTCATGA GTATTCTGCATTGGAGGATTACGAGAATAGTATCAAATTCTACCGGTGTGCACTGCAGGTAGATGAAAGGCACTACAATGCCTGGTATGGCCTTGGGGTGGTGTATCTTCGCCAGGAAAAGTTTGAGTTTGCTGAGCATCATTTCAGAAGGGCATTTCAGATAAATCCTCGCTCTTCTGTTCTCATGTGCTATCTTGGGATGGCGTTGCATTCTCTTAAG AGGAACGAGGAGGCATTGGAAATGATGGAGAAAGCTATAGCAGCTGATAAAAAGAATCCACTGCCCAAGTATCAGAAGGCCTTAATCCTTCTAGGTCTTCAGAAGTATCAAGAAGCTCTGGATGAGTTGGAGCGGCTAAAGGAGATTGCACCTCATGAGAGCAGTATGTATGCACTGATGGGAAAGATTTACAAGCAACTCAATATCCTTGACAAAGCTGTTTTCTGCTTTGGCATTGCCCTGGATTTGAAACCTCCTGCTGctgatcttgctataattaag TCCGCAATGGAGAAAGTACATCTCCCTGATGAACTGGTGGAGGATGACCTGTAA
- the LOC136450918 gene encoding cell division cycle protein 27 homolog B-like isoform X7, whose product MTPLHASSVPVTLCGCANSHAAGIRTGTAVVRTPQIASQPKPRASWIQTADSNDRTLPCCTCRLRFGHHTSPRSRPPARARRRRAAMETLMVDRVHSSLRLFMHRNAIFLCERLCAQFPSETNVQLLATCYLHNNQPYAAYHILKGKKLPESRYLFATSCFRINLLREAEETLCPVNEPNMEVPSGATGHYLLGVIYRCTGRISAAAEQFTQALTLDPLLWLAYEELCILGIAEDTDECFSESTALRLQQEHTSMPTLVKSNFANENRVLSSRVSASLGDISPKQIKQLHANNIAEVSGYPHVRPTALHVQNSSTSNVPQFDTPSPTAAQTSSIMPPPLFRNVHAYQNTISGDAPTKQKANGVNQPLRRKYMDEARLKKVSGRLFNSDSTSIPRRSERLKDTATNSNSNTSQFGGNGTGHSSADGRSFEQDKAERILLQDSKLALGIRELLGLFRTLGEGFRLSCLFKCQEALEVYRKLPESQFNTGWVLCQVGKAYFELVDYLEADRYFELAHRLSPCTLDGMDIYSTVLYHLNEEMRLSYLAQELISIDRLSPQAWCAVGNCFALRKDHETALKNFQRSVQLDSRFAYAHTLCGHEYSALEDYENSIKFYRCALQVDERHYNAWYGLGVVYLRQEKFEFAEHHFRRAFQINPRSSVLMCYLGMALHSLKRNEEALEMMEKAIAADKKNPLPKYQKALILLGLQKYQEALDELERLKEIAPHESSMYALMGKIYKQLNILDKAVFCFGIALDLKPPAADLAIIKSAMEKVHLPDELVEDDL is encoded by the exons ATGACTCCTCTACACGCTTCTTCTGTACCCGTAACGCTGTGCGGCTGTGCCAACTCACACGCCGCCGGCATACGCACGGGCACAGCAGTCGTTCGAACCCCTCAAATCGCATCGCAGCCAAAACCAAGAGCCTCCTGGATTCAAACGGCTGATTCAAACGACCGGACCCTCCCCTGCTGCACCTGCCGCCTGCGCTTCGGCCACCACACTTCCCCTCGCTCTCGCCCGCCTGcccgcgctcgccgccgccgggcGGCGATGGAAACCCTAATGGTGGACCGCGTCCACAGCAGCCTCCGCCTCTTCATGCACCGCAACGCCATATTCCTCTGCGAGCGCCTCTGCGCGCAGTTCCCCTCCGAG ACCAATGTACAATTGTTAGCGACCTGCTACCTCCACAACAATCAGCCATATGCTGCATACCACATTTTGAAAG GGAAGAAGCTGCCAGAGTCCCGGTACTTGTTTGCTACATCATGCTTTCGAATTAACCTCTTGCGTGAAGCAGAAGAAACTCTATGTCCAGTCAATGAACCAAACATGGAG GTTCCAAGTGGAGCAACAGGACACTACCTCCTTGGAGTGATTTACAG GTGCACAGGCAGAATTTCAGCTGCAGCTGAACAATTTACACAAGCGTTGACTCTAGATCCTCTTTTATGGTTGGCATATGAGGAATTGTGTATATTAG GTATTGCTGAAGATACTGATGAGTGTTTTAGTGAATCGACTGCTCTACGTCTCCAGCAGGAACACACATCCATGCCCACTCTGGTGAAGTCGAATTTCGCCAATGAAAATCGAGTTCTATCATCCAGGGTCTCTGCGAGTCTTGGGGATATTAGTCCTAAGCAAATCAAACAGCTTCATGCTAACAACATAGCAGAAGTATCTGGCTATCCTCATGTAAGACCAACTGCATTGCATGTGCAGAACAGTTCAACCTCTAATGTACCACAGTTTGACACCCCATCACCAACTGCAGCACAG ACTTCTAGTATCATGCCACCACCACTCTTTAGGAATGTCCATGCTTATCAGAATACAATAAGTGGCGATGCTCCCACGAAGCAGAAAGCTAATGGAGTAAACCAACCACTTAGAAGGAAATACATGGATGAAGCAAGGCTCAAGAAG GTTTCCGGAAGGTTGTTTAATAGTGATTCAACTTCAATACCTCGAAGAAGTGAAAGACTTAAAGATACAGcaacaaattcaaattcaaataccTCTCAATTTGGAGGGAATGGTACAGGTCATTCGTCAG CTGATGGAAGATCCTTTGAGCAAGATAAAGCTGAACGAATTCTGTTGCAAGACTCCAAATTGGCACTTGGTATTAGGGAGCTATTGGGACTTTTCCGAACACTCGGGGAAGGTTTTAGGCTTTCTTGCTTGTTTAAGTGCCAG GAAGCATTGGAAGTCTACAGAAAACTCCCTGAGTCGCAGTTTAACACTGGATGGGTTCTATGCCAG GTTGGTAAGGCATATTTCGAATTAGTTGATTATTTGGAAGCTGATCGTTACTTTGAATTGGCACACCGACTGTCGCCTTGTACGCTCGATGGAATGGACATCTATTCTACTGTTCTTTAT CATCTGAATGAGGAAATGAGACTAAGCTACCTTGCTCAAGAGCTTATTTCCATTGATCGACTATCTCCTCAAGCATG GTGTGCAGTGGGCAATTGCTTTGCCTTGAGGAAAGATCATGAGACTGCTTTGAAGAATTTTCAACGTTCGGTACAGCTTGACTCAAGATTTGCATATGCTCACACTCTATGTGGTCATGA GTATTCTGCATTGGAGGATTACGAGAATAGTATCAAATTCTACCGGTGTGCACTGCAGGTAGATGAAAGGCACTACAATGCCTGGTATGGCCTTGGGGTGGTGTATCTTCGCCAGGAAAAGTTTGAGTTTGCTGAGCATCATTTCAGAAGGGCATTTCAGATAAATCCTCGCTCTTCTGTTCTCATGTGCTATCTTGGGATGGCGTTGCATTCTCTTAAG AGGAACGAGGAGGCATTGGAAATGATGGAGAAAGCTATAGCAGCTGATAAAAAGAATCCACTGCCCAAGTATCAGAAGGCCTTAATCCTTCTAGGTCTTCAGAAGTATCAAGAAGCTCTGGATGAGTTGGAGCGGCTAAAGGAGATTGCACCTCATGAGAGCAGTATGTATGCACTGATGGGAAAGATTTACAAGCAACTCAATATCCTTGACAAAGCTGTTTTCTGCTTTGGCATTGCCCTGGATTTGAAACCTCCTGCTGctgatcttgctataattaag TCCGCAATGGAGAAAGTACATCTCCCTGATGAACTGGTGGAGGATGACCTGTAA